From Paenibacillus sp. PL2-23:
CGGCATCAACGGCGCCATCTGGATTGCGAGATCGCTTCATATTGTCACGGCAGTCGGCTTCGTGGCATTGTTCTGGATGACAGAGCTCGGCTGGATGTATCTGCTGGGCGCGCTGCTGTCAGCAGGACTGCTGTTCTATCAGCATTGGATGGTGAGACCGACGGACCTGTCCAGGGTGCAGACCGCGTTCTTCGGCATGAACGGCACGCTTAGCGTTGTGTTGTTCCTCTTTACTATCGCGGATCTGGCGGTGCTTGGCCGGTGGTCATGAATGAAATCGACAAGCTGAAGAAAGCCAGCCCGCCTCGCAGACGTTGGATTGTTGGTCTGACGGGCGCCAGCGGAGCCATATATGGCATTCGCCTCATTAAGGAGCTGCTGCGCCAGCAGTACGAAGTGCATCTGATTGTCTCGGAGGCGGGCTGGCGTGTGCTGAAGGAGGAGCTGGGCTGGGAAACCGTCCGCAGGGCGGATGCCCTCGGCCAAGCCTTTCCGGGAAGCCTGGACGCTGGGGCGCTCGTCTATCACCCCAACGGGGACATCGGCGCCTCTATTGCAAGCGGCTCCTTCCGCGTGGAGGGCATGCTCATCATGCCGTGCTCCATGGGCACATTGTCCGCCATAGCTCATGGCGCTTCCAGCAATCTGATGGCGCGGGCTGCGGACGTCATGCTGAAGGAGGGGCGCAAGCTGCTCCTGGTTCCAAGGGAGACGCCGCTCCACGCCATTCATCTGGAGAACATGCTGAAGCTGGCCAGACTTGGCGTTCGTATGGTGCCGGCCATGCCGGCGTTCTACTTCAAGCCGCAATCGATGGATGAGATGATTGATTTCCTCGTAGGCAAAGTACTGGACAACGTAGATATAGAGCATGATTTGTACAGAAGATGGGGAGATGAGCACAATGGGCAACCTGCGCCCGATCACCATCGGTGAAATTGATTACGCGAACGCATGGCCTTTGTTCAAGTCGTTCTCCAGCCATGCCAAGCCGCTACCATATGAAATCGTATCAAGGGTTCCCGCTGAGCTGAATCGTCTCCTGCATGCAGGAGAGCTGGACGTGTCCGCGATTTCGTCCTTCTCGTACGGGCAATATTGCAGAGATTATGTTCTGCTGCCCGGCTTGTCGGTAGGGTCGATCGGCAGGGTGCATTCCATTCTGCTGTTCACGAAGGAGCCGCTGGAGAAGGTGAAGCCGCGGCGAATCGCCGTGACAACCGCTTCGGCGACATCGGTCAATTTGTTAAAAATTATTATGGCTATGCGCTTTGAGCTGGAGCCGGAATATGTGCCGGCGGAGCCCAAGCTGGAGGAGATGCTCCGCATTGCCGACGGCGCGCTGTTGATCGGCGATCCTGCGATTACGGCCTCCTGGAGCTGCAGCGGCTTGCATATGCTGGATTTGGGCGAGATCTGGAACAGCTGGACTGGGCTTGGCATGACTTATGCTGTAGTCGCTGCCAGAAGGGCCGCGGCGCAGCAGCAGAGCGATGCTCTCGCTGCAGTATTCCGGGCGATGCATGGGTCCAAAAACGAGCTGCTCCGCGATCCCAACAGACTTGTTACCCGGGCTTGCGGGCTCATTGGCGGAGAAGCGGCCTATTGGCGCACATACTTCCAGTCGCTGCGCTATGATTTTTGCGAGAAGCTGCAGGACGGACTCGCTTTATATTTCAAGTACGCGAAGGAGCTGAACCTGCTCCAGCACGAAGTGGACTTTTCATTTTATGAAGAACAATCCCCCCAAAAGGTGAAGGAATGAAACTATTAGACTTGTATGCAAAGATGAAAGGCGATCTGAATCAGATCGAGCAGGAGCTCGAGAGAAGCGTGACGGACGATCATGCGCTGCTAAGCGAGGCTTCCACCCATCTGCTCAAAGCAGGCGGCAAGCGGATACGCCCCGTGCTTGTGCTGCTGGCGGGCAAGTTCGGCGATTACAAGCTGGACCGCTTGAAGTCGGTAGCCGTTCCGTTGGAGCTGATCCATATGGCTTCCCTTGTTCATGACGACGTGATCGATGACGCGGAGACTAGACGGGGACAGCTGACGGTCAAATCCAAATGGGACAACCGCATCGCCATGTACACCGGCGATTACATACACGGCAAGGCGCTGACGATTGCTTCACAATTGTCGGATCCGCAAATCCATCGCATTTTGTCCAACGCGCTTGTACAAATGTGTATTGGAGAGATGGAGCAAATTCGCGATTTCTTCAACACGGAGCAGACGATTCGCAACTACTTGCTGCGCATTCGCCGTAAAACGGCGTTGCTTGTAGCGATCAGCTGCCAGCTTGGCGCGCTTGCGGCAGGCGCCGATCGAGTGACGGCTAATAAGCTGTACCGTTATGGCTACAATGTCGGCATGACGTTCCAAATTCGCGATGACTTGCTGGATTTATACGGAACGGAGAAGCAAATCGGCAAGCCGCCGGGCTCTGACATTCGCCAGGGCAACATGACGCTGCCCGTGCTTCTCGCACTCCAGGACGAGAAAGTCAGAGGGCCGCTTCTGGGGGAAATTTCCTATATTCGCGGCCATGAAGGCTTCCCGGATACGACGCGGGCCATATCGCTCATACGATCCAGCGAGGGCGGCGGCCTGGCTGAGGAGTTGGCCAATCAATACATACGCAAAGCTTTGCAAGCGCTAGAAGGATTACCGGAAATCGCGGCGAAAAAGAATTTGATTGATATTGCGCATTTTGTGGGCAAACGAACCTATTAAATACAAGTCGCGGCAGGAGAGGGGTATATGATGGAGAGAACATTTCTGATGATTAAGCCTGATGGCGTACAACGGGGCCTGATTGGCGAAATCGTATCGCGTTTTGAACGAAAAGGGCTGCAATTGACGGCAGCAAAATTTATGCACATTTCTAGGGAGCTGGCAGAAACCCATTATGGGGATCACAAAGGTAAGCCGTTCTACGAGCCGCTGCTTGCTTTTATTACCTCCGGTCCCGTATTCGCAATGGTGTGGAGCGGCGATCAGGTAGTAGCCCAGACGAGAGCTCTGATTGGCAAAACAGATTCCCTTGATGCGGCGCCGGGCACCATTCGCTCCGATTTTGCCGTTCATACGAACTTTAATCTCATCCACGGCTCGGATTCCCCGGAGAGCGCGGAACGGGAGATTGCCCTGTTTTTTGCACCAGAGGAGCTTGTTCAATACGAGCATACCATTCAGCGCTGGATATAAGGGAAAGCGATCATTCGCATCCATGACGGAGGGCTTCTATGACAGAGGATCTGGACTTCTCGCAATTTATTGCCCGTATTAAAGGGAAGACGAACATCGATTTATCCCAATACAAGGAAGCACAGATGAAGCGGCGGCTGACAACGCTCCGCATGAAAAACGGCTTCTCCACCTTCGAGCAGTATTATGCTGCGATTGAGCAGAACAAAACGCTGCTGAATGAATTTTTGGATCGCATGACGATTAACGTCTCTGAATTCTGGCGTAATCCCACTCGCTGGGAGGTGCTGAGAAGCCGATTCCTGCCTGAGATGCTAGCGGCAAATGCCAGGGTGAAGATATGGAGCGCGGCCTGCTCCACGGGCGAGGAGCCCTATACCCTTGCGATGATCCTGTCCGAGCTTAACGCCCAAGGGAAAGCGTCCCTGCTTGCAACCGATCTCGACAACGGGGTGCTGGAGAAAGCGCGGGAAGGCAGCTACCTGGAGCGTTCGCTGCGAGACGTGCCCGCGGAATGCCGGACCAAATATTTTCAGCCGTCCGAGGGGGCGTATCTGGTATCGGACACGTTGAAAAAAATGGTCCAGTTCAAGCAAGGCAATCTGCTGCATGATCCATTCGACAAGGGCTTCGACCTCATTGTATGCCGCAATGTTATGATTTATTTTACCGAGGAAGCCAAGCATGGCCTGTACCATAAGTTTGCCGGTGCGCTGAAGCCGGGAGGCATCTTGTTTGTCGGCAGCACGGAGCAGATTTTTTCGCCAAGCCAGTACGGCTTCGAGACGGCGGACACGTTCTTCTACCGCAAGGTATAGTTAGGATGTATACCGATTTCCATGTTCTCCTATACTAATCGTAGGCAACTTCTACGTGAAGGGAGATTGAAGATGGATAAACGCAAGGTTATAGCGGCATATCGCCGCGGCTTGATTACGATTCAAGAATGCGCGCAAATCATTGGCGTGGACAGCCGGCAGGCGGCTAAGCTGATCAGCGATGCCAAGCTGTCGTACGATATGCCCATAGCGCGTGAGCAGGCAACAGTCAGAAGCTTAACCTAACAAGCATGGCGAATAAGGCCGGAGCACAGGGTTCCAGAAGCGGAACCCGTCTCCGGCCTTCTCTTTGCCCGGGCTTGCTCCAGCCTGCTAAGGGGTGTTGCGGAGCGCGAGATTTCTTGTCAAAGCGGCATCCCTGTACTATAATGAGTCAAGATGTTTAAGGGGATTACATAACAGCAGGGTCGCGTTGGCGCATTCCTGCGCTGAAGGAGGAGCTGGCTTGAGGTTCACAACGTACAACCAATCGGACGCGCAATCGTTCGTCAATCGGGCCCATGGTCGGCTGCTGAAAGCAGGTGCGGCCGTATGAGAGAGCTGAAGGTAGATTTAGGCGAGCGCTCCTACCCTATTTATATAGGAGAAGGCTTGCTGGAGCAGGCGGGCACTTATTTCCGCAAGCACGGTATCGGACAGAAATCCCCCTTGCTTATCATTGCGGATTCCAATGTCGCATCACGCTATCTGGCGAAGCTGGAGCAGGTGCTGAAGGACGCCGGCTATGCCATTGCAAGCGCTGTAGTGCCGGCAGGGGAGAGCTCCAAGTCATTGTCCATGCTGGAGGAGCTCGTCGGGAAAGCGCTGGATGCGGGACTCGATCGCAAATCCGCAATCGTCGCGCTCGGCGGCGGCGTGGTGGGCGATCTGGCTGGCTTTGTAGCGGCTTCTTATATGCGGGGCATTCCGTTTATTCAGGTTCCGACCACTATCTTGGCCCATGACAGCAGCGTCGGCGGCAAGGTGGCAGTCAATCATCCCGAAGCCAAAAATATTATCGGCGCGTTCCATCAGCCGGAGTTTGTTTTATACGACTTGAATACGTTGCAGACGCTTCCGCCGCGGGATATCAGCTCCGGCTTGTCCGAGGTCGTCAAGCATGGGCTGATCTGGGATGAAACGTTTGTAGAATGGTGCGAAGCCCATGCGGAGAAGCTGCTCGCGCTTGATCCCGATGCCTTGGGCTATGCCCTGTACAAGGGCTGCAGCGTGAAAGCGGCCGTTGTCTCCGAGGATGAGAAGGAGATGGGACTTCGGGCTATTCTGAATTTGGGCCACACGATCGGCCATGCCATTGAGGCGGTGGCGGGCTATAATGAGATGCTTCACGGGGAGGCGATTTCGATCGGCATGATCGGCTCCGCCAAGCTGGGACTCCGTTATGGCGCGCCAGAGGAAGTGTATACAACGACCAAGCGGGTACTCGCCAAATGCGGCCTTCCGGTATCGCTGCCAAAGCATTATGACGTTGACGACATTATGGCGGCAATGATGCACGATAAGAAGTTCAAGGAAGGCAAGATGGTGTTTGTTGTGCCTACGGCAATCGGCAAGGTGGAGATTAAATCCGATGTGTCCGTTGAATGGGTAAGAGAAATTGTGGAACAACTGAAACTGGAGGCTGAAGGGATATGAGTGTACGGGGAATTCGAGGCGCAATAACAGTCGAGGCGAACGAAGGCAGGCTGATCGCCGACGCGACGCTGGCGATGACTGCCGATCTCATGAAGCAGAACGAGCTGGATCCCGCCGACATTTGCAGCGTGCTGATCACAGTGACGAACGACCTGGACGAGGCGTTCCCGGCACAAGCCATTCGCCAGCTGCCAGGCTGGGAGTTGGTGCCGCTTATGTGCGCGCTGGAGGTGCCCGTCAAGGGGAGTCTGGAGAAGTGTATTCGTCTGATGGTGCTTGTCAATACGGACAAAACACAGCAGGAAATTCGCCATGTCTACCTGGGCGGCGCTCGCGTGCTTCGTCCGGATTTGTCGAAAGCTAACTGAACGGTTGACGGAAGCGGACCGGGTGCATTATAGTTAAAATCAGAAGTGAGTTGAGCCAGAGTAGGTTTTTAGCTGAGATGAGATGAGATGAGTTTAGAGATGGCCCGCAGGGGACAAGGTTCTGTACGCGGTAAGCGCGCAATTTGACGAATGGCAGCAGGCTGTCCGTCGACTGTTGCTCTTTGCCGTATTAAAGTGAACATTGTCTTATGCTTGGCAGATCTATGCTATCATCAAATGAACAGCTCCTGCTGCGGCAGGAGCTTTTTTTCATGAAACTCCTGGCCGGTATGATAAAGAGATGGAGGTCGCATACGAATGTCCAACGAATTGAACCAAGTTATTCAACTGGCTGGAACGTACAACCTGATCCCGATCGTTCGGTACGTCATGGCGGATACGGAGACGCCAATCCGGCTGTTTCAGCATTTTGCATCGGAGGAGCATGCCTTCCTGCTGGAAAGCGTGGAGGGGGGCGCGAAGTGGGCCCGCTATTCGTTCATCGGCACGGATCCCTTTATGAAGCTGTATGGCAAGCATGGCGAGTTGATTCTGGAGCATAATGGTGTAAAAACCTCGCTGCGCGAGAAGCCAATTGAGCTGCTGAAGGCGAAGCTTCGCGCTTTCCGCAGTCCTTCCAGCAGCGTGCTGCCTCCATTCACGGGCGGAGCGATCGGATTTTTTGGCTATGATCTGCTGCAATATTACGAGAAGCTGCCCGCTCATCGCATAGATGACTTGAATATGAACGATATGCAATTTATGTTCTGCGACCAAGTCATCGTGTTCGACCATTTCAAGCAGCAGCTTCAGATAGTAGGCAATGTGCATATCGCCAGCGGCGCAACGGACAATGAAATTGCGGCTGCCTACGAGGAGACAGTCGCGAAGATCGAAGCGACGATCGCTCGCCTGCAGCAGCCCGTACCGAGCCTGGCGTCTCCAACTGCCGCGGTGCCTGTCGATCCTGATCTTGGGGATGTGCAATCCAACTTGACCAAGGAACAATTTATGGCGAACGTTGACAAGGCCAAACAATATATTCGCGCAGGGGATATCTTCCAGGTGGTGCTGTCCCAGCGCTTCAGCATTGAGACGGATATCGATCCGCTGCTTGTGTACCGGGTGCTGCGCACGATGAACCCGTCTCCCTATATGTATTATTTGAAGATGGGCGATGAGGTGATCGTCGGAACGTCACCCGAGGCGTTGGTCAAGGTCGCCAATGATCGTGTCGAGACGCGGCCGATCGCGGGAACAAGGCCAAGAGGCAAGACGCCGGAGGAGGATCATGCGCTGGAGCTGGATCTGCTGGCAGACGAGAAGGAGCGCGCCGAGCATCTGATGCTGGTGGATCTGGGACGCAACGATATCGGACGCGTATCGGAATTCGGTTCGGTTCGCTGCGATTCCTTCATGGAGATCGAACGATATTCCCATGTTATGCATATCGTGTCGAACGTATCGGGCAAGCTTCGCTCCGACAAGGACTTTTTCGACGCATTTATTTCCTGCTTGCCGGCAGGAACGGTATCCGGGGCGCCTAAGCTGCGCGCCATGGAAATTATTGCGGAGCTGGAGAACGAAGCCAGAGGCGCCTACGCGGGCGCTATCGGCTATCTCGGCTTCGGCGGCTCCATGGATACCTGCATTACGATACGAACCATTATATTCAAGCATGGCAAGGCTTACGTACAGAGCGGAGCGGGCATTGTCTGGGACTCCGTGCCGGAGAACGAATATATGGAGACGGTGAACAAAGCCAAGGGCATGCTGAAGGCGATTCGAGCTGCGGAAGCCAGCTTCGGCAAGCCGGCTAAGGGCGAGCTGATCGCGGCTGCTGTCAACACGGATTATGAAGTGAAGACTTCCGGCGGAGGAGGGGCTGAGCTGGAATGAGCGACATCATTACGATGCAAGCGGCGTTAAACAAGGTCATAACAGGACAGCATCTGACGCGGGCGGAAGCGGGCGGCGTCATGAGCCTGAT
This genomic window contains:
- the trpE gene encoding anthranilate synthase component I — translated: MSNELNQVIQLAGTYNLIPIVRYVMADTETPIRLFQHFASEEHAFLLESVEGGAKWARYSFIGTDPFMKLYGKHGELILEHNGVKTSLREKPIELLKAKLRAFRSPSSSVLPPFTGGAIGFFGYDLLQYYEKLPAHRIDDLNMNDMQFMFCDQVIVFDHFKQQLQIVGNVHIASGATDNEIAAAYEETVAKIEATIARLQQPVPSLASPTAAVPVDPDLGDVQSNLTKEQFMANVDKAKQYIRAGDIFQVVLSQRFSIETDIDPLLVYRVLRTMNPSPYMYYLKMGDEVIVGTSPEALVKVANDRVETRPIAGTRPRGKTPEEDHALELDLLADEKERAEHLMLVDLGRNDIGRVSEFGSVRCDSFMEIERYSHVMHIVSNVSGKLRSDKDFFDAFISCLPAGTVSGAPKLRAMEIIAELENEARGAYAGAIGYLGFGGSMDTCITIRTIIFKHGKAYVQSGAGIVWDSVPENEYMETVNKAKGMLKAIRAAEASFGKPAKGELIAAAVNTDYEVKTSGGGGAELE
- a CDS encoding menaquinone biosynthesis protein, which codes for MGNLRPITIGEIDYANAWPLFKSFSSHAKPLPYEIVSRVPAELNRLLHAGELDVSAISSFSYGQYCRDYVLLPGLSVGSIGRVHSILLFTKEPLEKVKPRRIAVTTASATSVNLLKIIMAMRFELEPEYVPAEPKLEEMLRIADGALLIGDPAITASWSCSGLHMLDLGEIWNSWTGLGMTYAVVAARRAAAQQQSDALAAVFRAMHGSKNELLRDPNRLVTRACGLIGGEAAYWRTYFQSLRYDFCEKLQDGLALYFKYAKELNLLQHEVDFSFYEEQSPQKVKE
- a CDS encoding polyprenyl synthetase family protein; this translates as MKLLDLYAKMKGDLNQIEQELERSVTDDHALLSEASTHLLKAGGKRIRPVLVLLAGKFGDYKLDRLKSVAVPLELIHMASLVHDDVIDDAETRRGQLTVKSKWDNRIAMYTGDYIHGKALTIASQLSDPQIHRILSNALVQMCIGEMEQIRDFFNTEQTIRNYLLRIRRKTALLVAISCQLGALAAGADRVTANKLYRYGYNVGMTFQIRDDLLDLYGTEKQIGKPPGSDIRQGNMTLPVLLALQDEKVRGPLLGEISYIRGHEGFPDTTRAISLIRSSEGGGLAEELANQYIRKALQALEGLPEIAAKKNLIDIAHFVGKRTY
- a CDS encoding protein-glutamate O-methyltransferase CheR; the encoded protein is MTEDLDFSQFIARIKGKTNIDLSQYKEAQMKRRLTTLRMKNGFSTFEQYYAAIEQNKTLLNEFLDRMTINVSEFWRNPTRWEVLRSRFLPEMLAANARVKIWSAACSTGEEPYTLAMILSELNAQGKASLLATDLDNGVLEKAREGSYLERSLRDVPAECRTKYFQPSEGAYLVSDTLKKMVQFKQGNLLHDPFDKGFDLIVCRNVMIYFTEEAKHGLYHKFAGALKPGGILFVGSTEQIFSPSQYGFETADTFFYRKV
- the ndk gene encoding nucleoside-diphosphate kinase, whose amino-acid sequence is MERTFLMIKPDGVQRGLIGEIVSRFERKGLQLTAAKFMHISRELAETHYGDHKGKPFYEPLLAFITSGPVFAMVWSGDQVVAQTRALIGKTDSLDAAPGTIRSDFAVHTNFNLIHGSDSPESAEREIALFFAPEELVQYEHTIQRWI
- the aroB gene encoding 3-dehydroquinate synthase, coding for MRELKVDLGERSYPIYIGEGLLEQAGTYFRKHGIGQKSPLLIIADSNVASRYLAKLEQVLKDAGYAIASAVVPAGESSKSLSMLEELVGKALDAGLDRKSAIVALGGGVVGDLAGFVAASYMRGIPFIQVPTTILAHDSSVGGKVAVNHPEAKNIIGAFHQPEFVLYDLNTLQTLPPRDISSGLSEVVKHGLIWDETFVEWCEAHAEKLLALDPDALGYALYKGCSVKAAVVSEDEKEMGLRAILNLGHTIGHAIEAVAGYNEMLHGEAISIGMIGSAKLGLRYGAPEEVYTTTKRVLAKCGLPVSLPKHYDVDDIMAAMMHDKKFKEGKMVFVVPTAIGKVEIKSDVSVEWVREIVEQLKLEAEGI
- the aroH gene encoding chorismate mutase, whose amino-acid sequence is MSVRGIRGAITVEANEGRLIADATLAMTADLMKQNELDPADICSVLITVTNDLDEAFPAQAIRQLPGWELVPLMCALEVPVKGSLEKCIRLMVLVNTDKTQQEIRHVYLGGARVLRPDLSKAN
- a CDS encoding UbiX family flavin prenyltransferase, yielding MNEIDKLKKASPPRRRWIVGLTGASGAIYGIRLIKELLRQQYEVHLIVSEAGWRVLKEELGWETVRRADALGQAFPGSLDAGALVYHPNGDIGASIASGSFRVEGMLIMPCSMGTLSAIAHGASSNLMARAADVMLKEGRKLLLVPRETPLHAIHLENMLKLARLGVRMVPAMPAFYFKPQSMDEMIDFLVGKVLDNVDIEHDLYRRWGDEHNGQPAPDHHR